The window GATCAAGCTGTTTCTGTTTTTCCTCAATGAGATCTTGAATGCCTGCCTTCTCAAGCTCCTCTATAAATGGTGGTATATATTCTTCAGGATTAACTGAACCAGATGCGATGGCTCCTCTATACTGATCAATCACATTTTTAACTGTTGCTATTTGCGTTTCTAGACCAGTGTTATCAAAGGTAAAGCCCACAGCTAACGATTTTTTATCCGTCTTATTCCATTGCTCCATGTTTTTCCACTGTTCTGGGTCACTGCCTTCCCATATATGCGCAATGAATTGATTGGGAAATTCCCACCCAAGATTCATATGGTACCCTACATCTTCCAATGTTACACCTTCTGGAAACCCAATGATGTCTTTTTCTTTATCCTTATACACATAATGCTCACCTTCAATACCCCAATTTAAAAGATTCATGATTTCTTTGCTTTGATAGATATAGTCTAAAGTCTGCATGGCTTTTTCAGGGTTTTCGGAATTCTGGGCGATACTATAGACAAAGGTTTGATAAGCGCCACTGTTAATTGTGGGTTTATCTTGGAATTTAACCACTTCAAATTCATAGCTTGTTGAGGATTCAATCTCAATAAGGGTAGCAGGATGATAGATGTAAAACAAGGAAAACACATTACCAGCTTTGATCATACTCCTCCAATTCTCATTGACCGTTGCGGCATCCAAATTAATATACCCTTTTTCATACCAATCAAATAGCATGTTGGCTTTATTAAAGTATTCCTCTGTTCCATAGTAATTAACAACTTCTGTACTGGTTGTAGGGTCCATCAGCACACCATTACCATCACCTAATAAATCAGCGGTGTTCAAACGGTCAATAGGTGAGTCATTTGTTGCCGATGAAAACAGCATGGTCATATCCGGCTCACCAGCTTTAACAATTTCAAATACCTTCTCTAAATCTTTTGGTTCTTTAATCTGAGATACATCAATGGCATATTTTTCTACAAGATCCTTTCGTAAATAGGCTGCTGGCACAGAGCCTCGCTCAAATTGAAGGGGAACGCCATATGTAAAACCATCAATACTTATGGTGTTCAACACGTCTTCTCCAAACAACGCTTTAAGATTGTGTCCATATGCATCAATTAATCCACTTAAGTCAATAATCTGACCACTTTTCATTTGATTAATTGCCGTTGAACCACCTGTAACGAATACATCAATCTTTTCATCTCCTGATAACATCAATTGCATTTGCTGCAAAGCACTTCCCCAAGGAAGTACAACCAAATCTAATGCTGTATTTAGTTCTTCTTTTAGCAGAGCATTTATTTCTGCTTCCACTTTTTTTTCATCATTTTGCTGACTTCCCATAACAACCATTGTTACCAAATAGGGTTCTTCTGATGATGCCGTATGTTCATCATTCCCTGACTTTTTACAACCAGCTAATAAGGATGTAAGCATTACCAAAATAAGTATGCCAATACCATATTTTTTCTTCATATAGACCCTCCTTTATTTTTATAGACATAGTTTACACAAATAAGCACTTATGTACTATAACTTATTTGACATTGTTCTATCATTATTATGACATAAAGTGGATGGGATTAGCTGAGGTTACAAAAAAGCATGAAAAAAAGAACCCTTAGGTTCTTTTAAACACATGTATCGTTAAGCTTTTTCCACTTCTGGATACTCTTTACCAAATGTATCAACGGTTACTTTTTTCATCACCTGTGGTTCATCTGGCTTATCCATATGATTTCTTGGGACATTAACAATACGGTCTGCTTCTTCGATACCAGAAATAACTTTTCCAAAAGCAGCATATTGCCCATCAAGATGTGGTGAATCGGCTACCATGATGAAAAACTGAGAGCCTGCTGAGTTAGG is drawn from Vallitalea pronyensis and contains these coding sequences:
- a CDS encoding ABC transporter substrate-binding protein is translated as MKKKYGIGILILVMLTSLLAGCKKSGNDEHTASSEEPYLVTMVVMGSQQNDEKKVEAEINALLKEELNTALDLVVLPWGSALQQMQLMLSGDEKIDVFVTGGSTAINQMKSGQIIDLSGLIDAYGHNLKALFGEDVLNTISIDGFTYGVPLQFERGSVPAAYLRKDLVEKYAIDVSQIKEPKDLEKVFEIVKAGEPDMTMLFSSATNDSPIDRLNTADLLGDGNGVLMDPTTSTEVVNYYGTEEYFNKANMLFDWYEKGYINLDAATVNENWRSMIKAGNVFSLFYIYHPATLIEIESSTSYEFEVVKFQDKPTINSGAYQTFVYSIAQNSENPEKAMQTLDYIYQSKEIMNLLNWGIEGEHYVYKDKEKDIIGFPEGVTLEDVGYHMNLGWEFPNQFIAHIWEGSDPEQWKNMEQWNKTDKKSLAVGFTFDNTGLETQIATVKNVIDQYRGAIASGSVNPEEYIPPFIEELEKAGIQDLIEEKQKQLDQWLQSK